The following coding sequences are from one Oncorhynchus clarkii lewisi isolate Uvic-CL-2024 chromosome 20, UVic_Ocla_1.0, whole genome shotgun sequence window:
- the LOC139375934 gene encoding calponin-2-like: protein MSGSSFNRGPAYGFSAEVKSKIAGKYDPQREEELKVWIEDTTGCDIGEDFQKGLKNGVILCKLINKLQPGSVKKINSSTMNWHQLENITNFIKSIQMYGLKPHDIFEANDLFESGNMTQVQSTLLSLAGTAKTKGCQSRVDIGVKYADKQERLFDEEKMKAGQCVIGLQMGTNKCASQAGMNAYGTRRHLYDPKAHILPPMDNSTISLQMGTNKGASQAGMTAPGTRRAIYDQKLGTDKCDNSTMSLQMGSNAGANQSGQNFGLGRQIYNAKYCPKNEEEQNGAGAEYVPDYQDEGYQEFKDEAVPVYQQEGTDY, encoded by the exons ATGTCTGGCTCATCATTTAACAGAGGTCCTGCTTATGGGTTTTCTGCAGAAGTCAAAAGCAAG ATTGCCGGAAAGTACGAccctcagagagaggaggagctaaAGGTCTGGATCGAGGATACGACCGGATGTGACATCGGGGAAGACTTCCAGAAAGGCCTGAAAAATGGTGTCATCTTGTGCAA ACTGATCAACAAACTTCAACCTGGCTCTGTGAAAAAGATCAACTCGTCCACCATGAACTGGCATCAG CTGGAGAACATCACCAACTTCATCAAATCTATCCAAATGTACGGCCTGAAGCCCCATGATATCTTTGAGGCCAACGACCTGTTTGAGAGTGGGAACATGACCCAGGTCCAGAGCACACTGCTGTCTCTCGCTGGCACG GCCAAGACCAAGGGCTGCCAGTCCCGAGTGGACATTGGGGTGAAGTACGCAGACAAACAGGAGAGGCTATTCGACGAGGAGAAGATGAAGGCCGGACAGTGTGTCATTGGACTGCAG atgGGGACGAATAAGTGTGCCAGCCAGGCGGGCATGAATGCATACGGCACCAGGAGGCACCTCTACGATCCCAAGGCTCACATCCTGCCCCCCATGGACAACTCCACCATCAGTCTGCAAATGGGTACCAACAAGGGGGCCAGTCAG GCTGGCATGACAGCTCCAGGAACCCGCCGTGCCATCTATGACCAGAAGCTGGGCACAGACAAATGTGACAACAGCACCATGTCACTGCAGATGGGCTCCAATGCAGGTGCCAATCAGAGCGGGCAGAATTTTGGCCTGGGTCGTCAGATCTACAACGCCAAGTACTGCCCCAAGAACGAGGAGGAGCAGAATGGGGCCGGAGCCGAATATGTCCCTGACTACCAAGACGAGGGTTACCAAGAATTCAAAGATGAAGCGGTGCCGGTGTACCAGCAAGAGGGGACGGATTATTAA